One region of Halomicrobium urmianum genomic DNA includes:
- a CDS encoding DUF7558 family protein gives MQQTLIGCAFCDAPPGTETGEAHTWGQDERVTHPICVDCAIRTEPNPDVRDHVACDGCGLIVDTLAALTRFRVELGHLEGSLQLCARCSPGGPATYWTRDLETHRVSD, from the coding sequence ATGCAACAAACCCTCATCGGCTGTGCGTTCTGCGACGCCCCGCCCGGTACTGAGACTGGTGAGGCGCACACCTGGGGGCAGGACGAGCGGGTCACCCACCCGATCTGCGTCGACTGTGCTATCCGGACAGAGCCCAATCCCGACGTCCGCGATCACGTTGCCTGTGACGGCTGTGGGCTGATCGTCGATACGCTCGCAGCGCTCACACGGTTCCGCGTCGAACTGGGGCATCTGGAAGGCTCCCTCCAGCTCTGCGCCCGCTGTAGTCCGGGTGGTCCAGCCACCTACTGGACGCGTGATCTCGAAACGCATCGTGTCTCTGATTGA
- a CDS encoding SIMPL domain-containing protein — translation MDQRTLTTAATDDRTAVPERAAIEVTAVGEGDSGTTAQRTARDRAETVRTALRGADADAARIATVELTVEDSTSMFKADNSAPYQAVERLRVECLPEAVADLVVLATDAGGTVPSVAFELRDEVRRQLEADALAGAVKRARGQAEQMAAAHDLSLGDVRSMTTVDDDCFGTSSIVDDALADGAEADLSPEPITVSESVEVVYELVDE, via the coding sequence ATGGATCAACGGACACTCACCACGGCGGCTACCGACGATCGGACGGCCGTTCCCGAGCGGGCGGCGATCGAAGTGACGGCGGTCGGCGAAGGAGATTCGGGGACGACGGCACAGCGCACCGCACGCGATCGAGCGGAGACCGTTCGGACGGCGCTCCGAGGGGCCGACGCCGATGCCGCGCGGATCGCAACCGTCGAACTCACGGTCGAGGACTCGACGTCTATGTTCAAGGCGGACAACTCCGCACCGTATCAGGCGGTCGAGCGACTGCGTGTTGAGTGTCTCCCAGAGGCCGTAGCGGACCTCGTCGTACTGGCGACCGACGCCGGCGGGACTGTTCCGAGTGTGGCGTTCGAACTTCGCGACGAGGTCCGGCGACAGCTAGAGGCGGACGCCCTCGCCGGAGCCGTCAAGCGGGCCAGGGGCCAGGCAGAGCAGATGGCGGCCGCCCACGACCTCTCTCTCGGTGACGTCCGATCGATGACGACGGTCGACGACGACTGCTTCGGGACGTCGAGCATCGTCGACGACGCACTCGCGGACGGGGCCGAGGCCGACCTCTCGCCGGAGCCGATCACTGTTTCCGAGTCGGTTGAGGTCGTCTACGAACTCGTCGACGAGTGA
- a CDS encoding metallophosphoesterase family protein, with protein MTHDATGGTQTIRLLVVGDLHLRPTGESLSVSDLPVERHDVVVSLGDVVDENRDHDPESGAVYEERGRAFFESLDDCGTPVLAVPGNHDPVACTRRLTEGLNAVTLLHRRSAEVDADGAGYHVAGWGCEQFDFPSALLTPDYPDVPLDDGTPVTPDTVADTLLQLAGRYMAGTLSRAELADRLGIDGRDAEAHLQESLATLEDRFHEVVATVRETPRPVVVASHISPFAVPFDCRKPHAHDGDYHFGSLALRLALAETGPVACLSGHTHQQGFSAIETATGHAYVYNPGESGIASVSVDRTGTIQVDELSV; from the coding sequence ATGACCCACGACGCAACCGGCGGGACGCAGACGATTCGCCTCCTCGTGGTCGGCGACCTCCACCTTCGACCAACCGGCGAGTCGCTTTCGGTTAGCGATCTGCCCGTCGAGCGCCACGACGTCGTCGTCTCACTCGGCGACGTCGTCGACGAGAACCGGGACCACGATCCAGAATCCGGAGCGGTCTACGAGGAGCGCGGGCGCGCGTTCTTCGAGTCTCTCGATGACTGCGGGACACCCGTCCTAGCTGTCCCTGGCAACCACGATCCGGTCGCCTGTACGCGTCGGTTGACAGAGGGCCTCAACGCCGTCACGCTGCTTCATCGCAGGTCAGCCGAGGTCGATGCAGATGGGGCGGGGTATCACGTCGCCGGCTGGGGCTGCGAGCAGTTCGACTTCCCGTCGGCGCTGTTGACGCCCGACTACCCGGATGTCCCGCTCGACGATGGGACCCCGGTGACGCCCGATACCGTGGCCGATACCCTCCTTCAACTGGCGGGCCGCTACATGGCGGGTACCCTGTCCCGTGCAGAACTAGCTGATCGACTAGGTATCGACGGTCGGGACGCCGAGGCCCACTTGCAGGAGTCGCTTGCGACGCTCGAGGACCGCTTCCACGAGGTAGTCGCAACCGTGCGGGAGACACCACGACCGGTCGTCGTGGCTAGTCATATCTCCCCGTTCGCTGTCCCGTTCGACTGCCGCAAACCCCACGCACACGACGGTGACTATCACTTCGGGTCCCTTGCACTCCGACTCGCTCTGGCGGAGACGGGGCCGGTGGCCTGTCTCAGCGGCCACACCCACCAGCAAGGGTTCTCCGCAATCGAGACTGCGACAGGCCACGCGTACGTCTACAATCCAGGCGAGTCCGGTATCGCCAGCGTGAGTGTCGACAGAACTGGAACTATCCAGGTCGACGAACTGTCCGTATAG
- the tnpA gene encoding IS200/IS605 family transposase codes for MHHGRCYHFVWCPKYRHAILEPIEDSLEASFRDVCDEYGYEILSLYISPDHVHLFLSAHPKHAPGEIVRTVKNITAREMWEQHESYLERYLWGGGFWERSYYIGTAGTVSTETIERYIERTEHV; via the coding sequence TTGCACCACGGTCGCTGCTACCACTTCGTGTGGTGTCCGAAGTACCGCCACGCGATTCTCGAACCAATCGAGGACTCGCTGGAAGCGAGTTTCCGCGACGTGTGTGACGAGTACGGCTACGAGATACTGTCGCTATACATTTCACCAGACCACGTACATCTGTTCCTTTCCGCCCACCCGAAGCACGCACCGGGCGAGATTGTTCGGACAGTCAAGAACATCACGGCGCGGGAGATGTGGGAACAGCACGAGTCGTACTTGGAGAGGTATCTATGGGGTGGTGGATTCTGGGAGCGATCGTACTACATCGGGACTGCGGGAACAGTCTCAACAGAGACGATTGAACGGTATATCGAACGAACAGAACACGTCTGA
- a CDS encoding metallophosphoesterase → MDYLASDLHLDHGNIIDYCDRPFDSVEAMNEALVERWNEVIDPGDEVLFGGDLTISGDAADLLDWLDELNGELVFLLGNHDETVLEGLDGVDFFEHYQFEHGGRRFYAIHDPTDASGSVNGWLLHGHHHNNWPDEFPFVDPATRRVNFSVELLGYRPLPMDELVTYLDRDERFADRTEADASV, encoded by the coding sequence ATGGACTACCTCGCTTCTGATCTCCATCTGGATCACGGGAACATCATCGATTACTGCGATCGCCCCTTCGATTCCGTCGAGGCAATGAACGAGGCGCTCGTCGAGCGCTGGAACGAGGTCATCGATCCGGGTGACGAGGTCCTGTTCGGCGGTGACCTGACCATCTCGGGAGACGCCGCCGACCTGCTAGACTGGCTCGACGAACTTAACGGCGAGCTCGTGTTCCTGCTGGGCAACCACGACGAAACGGTACTCGAGGGGCTTGACGGCGTCGACTTCTTCGAGCATTATCAGTTCGAACACGGCGGACGGCGGTTCTACGCGATTCACGATCCTACCGATGCATCGGGATCCGTCAACGGATGGCTCCTCCACGGACACCACCACAACAACTGGCCGGACGAGTTCCCGTTTGTCGACCCTGCAACTCGCCGCGTCAACTTCTCGGTCGAACTACTCGGGTACCGTCCACTCCCGATGGATGAGCTCGTGACCTATCTCGACCGTGACGAGCGGTTCGCGGACCGGACGGAGGCCGATGCATCGGTATGA
- a CDS encoding transcription initiation factor IIB, translating into MATRDIYESGFDEDIRAESSANQCPECDGRVTTNAVETVCEDCGLVIDEQCIDHGPEWRAYDDEERERTGAPLTAIRHDRGLPTKIGRGTDAKGNTLSGKKRRRLARMHREQSRGRWRSKAERNLAHGLSEVRRLVSALDIADSVRDQACQLFRSAQNEDLLRGRSIEAIAVASVYGACRCNGLSRLLGEISEMARVAESRVTNAYRTLNEELGLPAQPVTPSMYVPRLASDLECPDEIRQQARRLAERAEDLGVMTGVHLAGFAAACLYRAGKKREQLLTQAECFGAANVSATMVRKHVTHCSNWGNSHPES; encoded by the coding sequence ATGGCAACCAGAGACATCTACGAGAGCGGATTCGACGAAGACATCCGAGCGGAATCGAGTGCGAACCAGTGTCCCGAGTGCGACGGCCGGGTCACGACGAACGCGGTCGAAACGGTCTGCGAGGACTGCGGTCTGGTTATCGACGAACAGTGCATTGATCACGGGCCGGAGTGGCGGGCGTACGACGATGAGGAACGTGAGCGAACGGGCGCACCGCTCACTGCCATTCGGCACGATCGAGGCTTACCGACGAAAATCGGTCGTGGTACCGACGCGAAGGGGAACACACTCTCTGGGAAGAAGCGACGGCGGCTCGCTCGGATGCACCGTGAGCAGAGCCGTGGCCGGTGGCGATCCAAAGCCGAACGGAATCTCGCACACGGGCTGAGCGAAGTCCGCCGGCTTGTGAGCGCCCTCGACATTGCTGATTCAGTGCGCGACCAGGCGTGTCAGCTCTTCCGGAGTGCCCAGAACGAGGATTTGCTTCGCGGCAGATCCATCGAGGCTATCGCCGTAGCCAGCGTGTACGGGGCCTGCCGGTGCAACGGACTCTCCCGGTTGCTGGGCGAGATCAGCGAGATGGCCCGCGTCGCGGAGTCACGAGTGACGAACGCGTACAGAACGCTGAACGAGGAGCTGGGGCTCCCTGCTCAGCCCGTCACTCCCAGTATGTACGTCCCGCGACTTGCCTCGGACCTCGAATGTCCGGACGAGATCCGACAGCAGGCCCGACGGCTCGCGGAGCGGGCTGAAGATCTCGGTGTGATGACCGGCGTCCACCTGGCCGGGTTTGCGGCCGCCTGCCTCTACAGGGCCGGGAAGAAGCGCGAGCAACTCCTGACGCAAGCAGAGTGCTTTGGGGCTGCAAACGTCTCAGCAACCATGGTTCGAAAACACGTAACACACTGCAGCAACTGGGGTAACTCTCATCCTGAGAGCTGA
- a CDS encoding phytanoyl-CoA dioxygenase family protein encodes MTTVQIGDRELEFGSDELVRLRDSSEHLNDPETLRKRLDEDGYLFIRGFHDEALVQAAREDVLTHLDDEGLLHPNEPAEEALVHPDWTADEFDMSGSSWTHYPNLETLINGDETMSFFQRLFDAKPFVLDRKRGRAKATGYFTGFHVDRIFMGRGTEDLYTAWRPIGDCPVEMGPLVLCPGSHDHDRLRETYGQLDVDVDRVDPFFSRNPYDVIDTIGGPLATADFRAGDALIFDTYMLHGSLTNRTDRFRISVDTRYQSIEDPVDPRWVGADPVGQYNLDDWGPEDLTPIAELREQWGL; translated from the coding sequence GTGACCACCGTACAAATCGGCGATCGAGAGCTGGAGTTCGGCAGTGACGAGCTCGTCAGGCTTCGCGACAGCAGCGAGCATCTCAACGACCCGGAGACGCTCCGAAAGCGGCTGGACGAGGACGGATACCTCTTCATCCGCGGGTTCCACGATGAGGCCCTCGTTCAGGCGGCCCGAGAGGACGTCCTCACCCACCTCGACGACGAGGGACTCCTCCACCCTAACGAACCCGCCGAGGAAGCTCTAGTCCACCCGGACTGGACGGCCGACGAGTTCGACATGAGCGGGTCCTCCTGGACCCACTACCCGAACCTGGAGACGCTGATCAACGGTGACGAGACGATGTCGTTCTTCCAGCGGCTGTTCGACGCGAAGCCGTTCGTCCTGGACCGGAAGCGTGGTCGGGCGAAGGCCACGGGGTATTTCACCGGGTTCCACGTCGACAGGATATTCATGGGACGGGGTACGGAAGACCTGTACACCGCCTGGCGTCCGATCGGAGACTGCCCGGTAGAAATGGGACCGCTCGTTCTCTGTCCCGGCTCGCACGATCACGATCGACTCCGCGAGACCTACGGCCAGCTGGACGTCGACGTGGACCGCGTCGATCCCTTCTTCTCCCGCAACCCGTACGACGTGATCGATACCATCGGTGGACCCCTGGCGACGGCGGACTTCAGGGCCGGGGACGCGCTCATCTTCGACACGTACATGCTCCACGGGTCGCTGACGAACCGGACGGACCGGTTCCGCATCAGCGTCGACACTCGGTACCAGTCCATCGAGGACCCCGTCGATCCGCGTTGGGTCGGGGCCGATCCGGTCGGCCAGTACAACCTAGACGACTGGGGACCCGAGGATCTAACCCCCATTGCCGAACTCCGTGAGCAGTGGGGACTGTGA
- a CDS encoding DsrE family protein, with product MLRRNFVAAAGTISALLFGSESVGAAGNRRDDQGEQHGAQDARPTPPAKTVLHLSGGEKSAYQGALMNAKNLLDDDSVPVKDLILVANGPGVKVYTPPSEGDNEFADLINSLQERGVTFRACENAMDMFDLTEDDLLDGVETVPSAVGELARLQELDYGYIKAP from the coding sequence ATGTTACGACGAAACTTTGTTGCAGCCGCCGGAACGATCAGTGCCCTCCTCTTCGGGAGCGAATCGGTCGGTGCTGCAGGCAATCGACGTGATGACCAGGGCGAGCAGCACGGAGCCCAGGACGCACGTCCGACGCCGCCCGCGAAGACGGTCCTCCACCTGTCTGGTGGGGAGAAATCAGCCTACCAGGGTGCGCTGATGAACGCGAAGAACCTGCTGGACGACGACTCGGTGCCGGTAAAGGACCTCATCCTCGTGGCGAACGGACCGGGCGTCAAGGTGTACACGCCGCCAAGCGAGGGGGACAACGAGTTCGCCGACCTGATCAACTCGCTGCAGGAGCGCGGGGTCACCTTCCGTGCCTGCGAGAACGCCATGGACATGTTCGACCTCACCGAAGACGATCTGCTCGATGGCGTCGAAACCGTTCCCTCCGCCGTCGGTGAACTCGCCCGGCTCCAGGAGCTCGACTACGGCTACATCAAGGCTCCGTAG
- a CDS encoding RNA-guided endonuclease InsQ/TnpB family protein — MANQVTRTYVASIRNHRQVCDDLDSLGFAASKLWNVAWWTCDRIWHETGTIPGDSALKAYLKSHERYADLNAQSSQAILEELAEAFESWYAHRENGNGDANPPGYRKHGDDHPRSTVTFKEDGFKHDPDHNRIRLSKGANLKDSWSDFVLCEYAADPGVDVQNVQQVRAVWTGDEWELHIVCRVETGDPEPPGDRVAGIDLGICNFAAIAVGDEALLYPGGALKEDDYYFQKERAKCDDSDPHTAHRLDCKRRGRRDHFLHAVSADMVAECTARNVGTIAVGDLSGIREGTDWSDHGNLDLHGWAFDRFVELLEYKASERGISVERVDERDTSKSCASCGTTDDNQRVERGLYVCEACGLVANADVNGAENIRQKGLPNLACDGGDRDNGWMAQPVVRLFDKSTGQIAPQEQVSREP; from the coding sequence ATGGCGAATCAGGTCACGCGCACCTACGTTGCATCCATCCGCAACCACCGGCAGGTGTGTGACGACCTCGATTCGCTCGGGTTTGCCGCCTCGAAACTCTGGAACGTCGCCTGGTGGACGTGTGACCGCATCTGGCACGAAACCGGCACGATTCCAGGCGACAGCGCGCTCAAAGCGTACCTCAAGAGTCACGAACGCTACGCGGATTTGAACGCACAATCCAGTCAGGCAATTCTCGAAGAATTGGCTGAAGCGTTCGAGTCGTGGTACGCCCACCGCGAGAACGGTAACGGGGATGCGAACCCGCCCGGCTACCGCAAGCACGGCGACGACCACCCGCGCTCGACGGTCACGTTCAAAGAGGACGGCTTCAAGCACGATCCCGACCACAACAGGATTCGACTCTCAAAGGGGGCGAATCTCAAAGACTCGTGGTCCGACTTCGTCCTCTGTGAGTACGCCGCTGACCCGGGCGTGGACGTACAAAACGTCCAGCAAGTTCGGGCAGTCTGGACTGGCGACGAGTGGGAGTTACACATCGTCTGTCGCGTCGAAACTGGCGACCCGGAGCCGCCCGGCGACCGGGTGGCCGGCATCGACCTCGGCATCTGCAACTTCGCCGCCATCGCGGTCGGAGACGAAGCCCTGCTGTACCCCGGTGGCGCACTCAAAGAGGACGACTACTACTTCCAGAAAGAGCGAGCGAAGTGCGACGATAGCGACCCCCACACAGCGCACCGACTGGACTGCAAGCGCCGGGGCAGACGTGACCACTTCTTGCACGCTGTGTCAGCAGATATGGTGGCCGAGTGTACCGCCCGAAACGTCGGGACGATTGCCGTGGGCGACCTCTCGGGCATCCGCGAGGGAACCGACTGGAGCGACCACGGCAATCTGGATCTACACGGGTGGGCGTTCGACCGCTTCGTCGAGCTGCTGGAATACAAAGCCTCCGAGCGCGGCATCAGCGTTGAGCGCGTGGACGAACGCGATACCTCGAAGTCGTGTGCGTCGTGCGGAACCACCGACGACAACCAGCGCGTCGAGCGTGGGCTGTACGTCTGCGAGGCGTGTGGGCTGGTCGCCAACGCCGACGTGAACGGGGCAGAGAACATCCGACAGAAGGGACTCCCGAATCTCGCCTGTGACGGGGGAGATCGGGATAACGGCTGGATGGCACAGCCAGTGGTGCGCCTGTTCGATAAATCCACGGGGCAAATAGCCCCACAAGAGCAGGTGTCCCGTGAACCATAA
- a CDS encoding cupin domain-containing protein — translation MERLSIAEVEPEPEGDADIDRRPLTDPLGATDVAVNYYALDPGESFVGGLHAHLDQEEIFFVLDGTVTFEVTADPAADTETVDVEADEVVRFEPGDYQQGRNESEDRTVVLAIGAPRDSTAGRVPRTCPDCGESEFLDTVMVEGRLMVQCPACDGVFESGLD, via the coding sequence ATGGAGAGACTATCTATCGCGGAGGTTGAACCCGAACCGGAGGGAGATGCAGACATCGACCGACGTCCCCTCACTGATCCGCTCGGAGCGACCGATGTCGCTGTGAACTACTATGCGCTCGATCCTGGTGAGTCGTTTGTCGGTGGATTACACGCTCATCTCGACCAGGAGGAGATCTTTTTCGTGCTCGACGGCACCGTGACATTCGAGGTGACCGCCGATCCAGCAGCGGACACTGAGACTGTCGATGTCGAAGCGGACGAAGTCGTCCGATTCGAACCCGGCGACTACCAGCAGGGACGGAATGAGAGCGAGGACCGGACTGTCGTGCTGGCGATCGGAGCGCCCAGGGACTCGACGGCAGGACGGGTCCCCAGAACCTGTCCCGACTGTGGCGAGAGCGAATTCCTCGACACGGTGATGGTCGAGGGGCGGCTGATGGTGCAGTGTCCCGCCTGCGATGGCGTCTTCGAGAGCGGCCTGGACTGA
- a CDS encoding ribbon-helix-helix domain-containing protein, translating into MGASDDPRRVHFQSPEYLVDRLDAIAELFDKDRTDLLVEAIREYIEDTADSETFQELVATKYYDDQLEFETVKQLVGAETAQRLRLLKADLEDEPLDLAAPDDIDIYDGDATAAETTTDDER; encoded by the coding sequence ATGGGCGCAAGCGATGATCCGCGACGAGTCCATTTCCAGTCGCCGGAGTATCTGGTCGACCGGCTGGACGCGATCGCGGAGCTCTTCGACAAGGATCGGACGGATCTCCTCGTCGAGGCGATTCGCGAGTACATCGAAGACACGGCCGATAGCGAGACGTTCCAAGAACTCGTCGCGACGAAGTACTACGACGACCAGCTTGAGTTCGAGACGGTCAAGCAGTTGGTCGGCGCCGAAACCGCCCAGCGGCTCCGTCTTCTCAAAGCAGATCTCGAGGACGAGCCACTCGATCTCGCTGCCCCTGACGACATCGACATTTACGATGGTGACGCAACGGCGGCCGAGACCACAACTGACGACGAGCGATGA
- a CDS encoding protein phosphatase 2C domain-containing protein, with amino-acid sequence MARYTQSDRGKQREENEDHAFSFRLGDVFGVGVADGLGGHAAGQVASELASTTFAESFQELYDGGVDRSVVRLCFEDAESVVQRRMDEEDDNRGMGTTLVAAVVADGRALVGNVGDSRAYLVTDETIRQITDDHAENIPYGSPGRRKSLTRLTQAIGTESEGVEPDIFELELSENDGLLLCSDGLTDELDDDRIQRVVAGADALDEAGRRLVRYANRSGGRDNVSVALYAP; translated from the coding sequence ATGGCACGATACACCCAGTCGGATCGGGGCAAGCAGCGGGAAGAAAACGAAGACCACGCATTCAGCTTCAGGCTGGGAGACGTCTTCGGCGTCGGGGTTGCCGACGGGCTTGGCGGGCACGCCGCGGGCCAGGTGGCCAGCGAGCTCGCGAGCACGACGTTCGCCGAGTCGTTCCAGGAACTGTACGACGGCGGCGTCGATCGGAGCGTCGTTCGGCTCTGTTTCGAAGACGCCGAGAGCGTCGTCCAACGCCGGATGGACGAGGAAGACGACAACCGCGGCATGGGAACGACCCTGGTCGCAGCCGTCGTCGCCGACGGGCGAGCGCTCGTGGGGAACGTCGGTGACAGTAGAGCCTACCTCGTCACAGATGAGACGATTCGGCAGATTACGGACGACCACGCCGAAAATATACCGTACGGGAGCCCGGGCCGCCGAAAGTCGCTGACGCGGCTCACGCAGGCGATCGGCACCGAAAGCGAGGGCGTCGAGCCCGATATCTTCGAGCTCGAACTGTCGGAGAACGATGGGCTGTTGCTGTGTTCTGACGGGTTGACGGACGAACTCGACGACGACCGCATCCAACGCGTCGTGGCCGGAGCAGACGCTCTCGATGAGGCCGGCAGGCGGCTGGTCAGGTACGCGAACCGGAGTGGCGGCCGGGATAACGTCTCGGTCGCGCTCTACGCACCCTGA
- a CDS encoding ATP-binding protein, with protein sequence MDAFVDRDVDIAALQEQYDADEPSLITVWGRRRVGKTELVEHSIRDRNNVVYYQATETTKQVQLDDFVAEAARTFPSIERIRREWEDVLGYLIEQDALIVLDEFPFLIESDESLPSVVQRLWDHEVEDTDATLVLVGSSISMMKEKVMSGGSPLHGRFDMRLQLEELPFDAATEFFSDYDPEKTVLAWGVFGGTPHYLQAVDDDRPLEENIRDAVLSKRGFLHNEPEYVLRTELENPNRYFSILKAIAAGNKTSNEIAQAAGIDSDQISHYLKNLQDLKIVDREVPVTENPAQSRRGQYVVKDALFRFWFRFVYGQGEKYDRAGTDAYEELIEPHLADAVSPKFEELCRTAVYNLYDGYTFDQVGRWWYQEQEVDVVGLTTDETMVAGECKFTNQPMGYDVLNDLESDVESIRWTPRGGGDVAHEFCLFSRSGFNQSLLEAAEERDDLRLFSTEDVVTAF encoded by the coding sequence ATGGACGCGTTCGTCGACCGCGATGTAGACATTGCGGCCCTCCAAGAGCAGTATGACGCCGACGAGCCATCGTTGATCACCGTCTGGGGACGCCGGCGTGTGGGGAAGACGGAACTGGTCGAACACTCCATTCGCGACCGGAACAACGTCGTCTACTACCAAGCCACGGAGACGACCAAGCAGGTGCAGCTCGACGATTTCGTGGCGGAGGCGGCGAGAACCTTTCCGAGTATCGAGCGCATCCGCCGCGAGTGGGAGGACGTCCTCGGTTATCTCATTGAGCAGGACGCGCTGATCGTCCTCGACGAGTTTCCGTTCCTAATCGAGAGTGACGAGAGCCTCCCCTCAGTTGTCCAGCGACTGTGGGATCACGAAGTCGAGGACACGGACGCTACGTTGGTACTCGTCGGGTCGTCGATCAGCATGATGAAGGAGAAGGTGATGAGTGGCGGGAGTCCGCTTCATGGCCGGTTCGACATGCGTCTCCAGCTGGAGGAACTGCCGTTCGACGCTGCCACGGAGTTCTTCTCCGACTACGACCCCGAGAAGACGGTGCTGGCGTGGGGTGTCTTCGGCGGGACGCCACACTATCTGCAGGCCGTCGACGACGACCGACCACTGGAGGAGAACATCCGGGATGCCGTCCTTTCGAAGCGCGGGTTCCTCCACAACGAACCCGAGTACGTACTGCGAACGGAGCTAGAGAATCCGAACCGCTACTTCTCGATCCTGAAGGCGATCGCCGCTGGGAACAAGACCTCGAACGAGATCGCGCAGGCGGCCGGTATCGACTCCGACCAGATCAGCCACTACTTGAAGAATCTGCAGGATTTGAAAATTGTCGACCGGGAAGTGCCGGTGACCGAGAACCCCGCACAATCTCGACGCGGGCAGTACGTGGTGAAGGACGCACTGTTCCGGTTCTGGTTTCGATTCGTCTACGGACAGGGCGAGAAGTACGACCGTGCAGGCACCGACGCCTACGAGGAACTGATCGAACCACACCTCGCGGATGCGGTCAGTCCGAAATTCGAGGAACTGTGTCGAACCGCCGTATACAACCTCTACGACGGGTACACGTTCGATCAAGTCGGCCGCTGGTGGTATCAGGAGCAGGAGGTCGACGTGGTCGGACTGACGACCGACGAGACGATGGTCGCCGGCGAGTGCAAGTTCACCAACCAGCCGATGGGGTACGACGTGCTGAACGACCTCGAAAGCGACGTGGAAAGCATCCGTTGGACGCCGCGAGGTGGAGGCGACGTCGCTCACGAGTTCTGCTTGTTCTCCCGGAGTGGTTTCAACCAGAGTCTGCTCGAGGCCGCAGAAGAGCGCGACGATCTCCGCCTATTCTCGACCGAGGACGTCGTCACCGCGTTCTAA